In the Grimontia kaedaensis genome, one interval contains:
- a CDS encoding ABC transporter permease, giving the protein MLEQNRFLKASSWVFSLLLVLPILAIFFTSLGESDEVFGHLMSTVMGTYTLNTALLVLGTVSLSLLMGIPSAWLMANYAIPGDRWLQWALVLPLAMPGYIVGYIYTDWFDFAGPIQLFLRDLTGWTSAAQYWFPDLRTLPGACFVLALVLYPYIYLLARAAFMEQSLTLTQSARLLGCTPTQSFFRVSLPLARPAIAVGASLVAMEALGDFGTVSYFAVSTLTTAVYDTWLGYSNLNAAAKISAIMLVVIFVLISSERYSRRKQKLFSQNVTPDTIAKSQLRGKYKVLATLWCWGLFTIAFIAPLGQLLIYTWDYHSSSSVEDFAQYSVNSLYVSAIAAVVALIIALLVNFYKRLSGRAASNVPIRIASMGYAVPGTVLAIGVLIFLTSADHIINDIAKAMDWGRPGLLFSGTMFAMLTAFVVRFSAVAIGSVESSLAKVSPSLDMAARTMGCNVRSMIQRVQLPLIRRGCLIAMLLVFIESMKELNAALLLRPFNFETLATYVFNYASDEHLEYAALPAVLLVLVGLIPLIMINRSLEQSHS; this is encoded by the coding sequence ATGCTAGAACAGAATCGATTTTTGAAAGCCAGTAGTTGGGTGTTTTCCCTGCTGCTGGTTTTGCCTATTTTGGCAATCTTCTTCACTTCGCTTGGTGAATCCGACGAAGTCTTTGGTCATCTGATGTCGACGGTGATGGGTACTTACACGCTCAATACTGCACTGTTGGTATTGGGAACCGTTTCTCTTTCCCTGTTAATGGGTATTCCCTCTGCTTGGCTGATGGCCAACTATGCCATTCCCGGTGATCGTTGGTTGCAGTGGGCCCTTGTACTTCCCCTTGCGATGCCGGGCTATATCGTCGGTTATATCTATACCGATTGGTTTGATTTTGCTGGTCCTATCCAACTTTTTCTAAGGGATTTGACAGGCTGGACGTCAGCCGCGCAATACTGGTTCCCTGATTTACGCACTTTGCCTGGTGCATGTTTTGTATTGGCGTTAGTGCTGTACCCTTATATCTACCTTCTCGCCCGAGCGGCTTTCATGGAGCAAAGCCTGACGCTGACCCAATCTGCGCGTCTGCTTGGGTGCACACCGACCCAAAGCTTTTTCCGTGTCTCACTGCCGCTTGCCCGTCCTGCTATTGCAGTGGGTGCTTCGCTGGTTGCCATGGAAGCGCTCGGTGACTTTGGTACCGTTTCCTATTTCGCCGTGAGTACGCTGACAACGGCGGTATACGATACCTGGCTGGGTTATTCCAACCTTAATGCCGCGGCGAAAATCTCTGCCATCATGCTGGTGGTGATTTTTGTGCTGATCAGCAGTGAGCGCTATAGCCGCCGCAAGCAAAAGCTTTTCAGTCAGAATGTCACGCCAGACACCATTGCCAAATCACAGCTTCGAGGCAAATACAAAGTGCTGGCGACATTATGGTGCTGGGGGCTTTTCACCATCGCGTTTATCGCGCCACTTGGCCAACTTCTCATTTATACATGGGATTACCATTCCAGCAGTTCTGTGGAAGATTTTGCACAATACAGTGTGAACAGCCTTTATGTGTCGGCAATTGCTGCCGTAGTGGCATTGATTATTGCGCTATTGGTGAATTTCTATAAGCGTCTGTCCGGCCGCGCTGCGAGTAATGTGCCTATTCGTATCGCCTCAATGGGGTATGCGGTACCTGGGACGGTGTTGGCGATTGGTGTGCTGATTTTCCTGACCAGCGCTGACCATATTATCAATGATATTGCTAAAGCCATGGATTGGGGACGTCCGGGACTCCTTTTTTCCGGCACTATGTTCGCCATGTTGACGGCATTTGTGGTACGTTTCAGTGCGGTTGCAATCGGTAGTGTTGAATCGAGTCTAGCAAAGGTTTCACCGTCGCTGGACATGGCTGCGCGCACCATGGGCTGTAATGTACGCAGCATGATTCAGCGCGTGCAATTACCCCTCATTCGCCGTGGCTGTTTGATTGCCATGCTGCTGGTATTTATTGAATCGATGAAAGAACTCAATGCTGCTCTGCTGCTCCGTCCTTTCAATTTCGAAACGCTGGCGACCTATGTATTTAACTATGCGTCTGACGAGCACTTGGAGTATGCCGCATTGCCAGCGGTTTTGCTGGTGCTGGTCGGACTCATCCCTCTGATCATGATTAACCGTTCTTTGGAGCAAAGCCACTCATGA